The DNA sequence TCGCACCGGCTGTTCCGGGGCCGCCGGGTGGCCAGCTACCAGAACATGACGCTCACCGACATCTGCGGCCAGGTCGCCCAGCGCGCCGGGCTGAAGCCGGGCCCGGTCGACGTCGCCGGTCCCGTACTGGAGCACATCGCCCAACCCAACATCACCGACTGGGAGTTCGTGCGGGGCCTCGCGGAGGAGGCGGGCGCGCAGGCGTACGTACGGGAGGGGCAGCTCCACATCACGAAGCCGGCGGAGGCGGTCGGCGCGCCCGACGCCTCGGTGCGCGCCGACCGCGACCCGCTCGTCCTGGAGCTGGGCAGCAACCTGCTGCGCTGCCGGGCCGGGGTGTCGGCCGCCGAGCAGGTCTCCGAGGTGGAGGTGCGCGGCTGGGACGTCCGGGCGAAGCAGCCGCTGGTGGGCCGGGCCCCGGCGGGCTCGTCCCCGACGCTGGAGCTGGGGGTGACGGCGGCGGAGGTGTCGGCCCCGTTCGGCGAGGCCCGGTTCGTGGTGACCGACGCGGCGTACGGGGCGCAGGCCCAGGTCGACCAGGCGGCGAAGGCGCTGGCGGAGCGGATCGCCGGGTCGTTCGCGGAGCTGGAGGCGGTGATCCGTGGGAACCCGGAGGTCCGGGCGGGCAGCGCGGTGGCGCTGAACGCGGTGGGCGCGCCGTTCGAGGGCCGGTACACGGTGACGACCTCGCGCCATGTCTTCGACGCCGTACGCGGGTACGAGACCTGGATCACCGTGTCGGGGCAGCAGGAGCGGTCGGTGTACGGGCTGACGGGCGGCTCCCCGGCGGCGGCGGGCGGTTCGCGGTGCGCGGGGCTGGTCAGCGGGACGGTGACGGACACCCAGGATCCGGAGGGGTCCGGGCGGGTGAAGGTGCGGTTCCCGTGGCTCTCCGACGAGTACGCGAGCGACTGGGCGCGCACGGCGCAGTCCGGCGGTACGGGGGGTGGCGAGGCGTTCATCCCGGAGGTGGGCGACGAGGTGCTGGTCGGTTTCGAGCACGGGCATCTG is a window from the Streptomyces sp. MMBL 11-1 genome containing:
- a CDS encoding VgrG-related protein, translated to MAGQGVSTALTVEFGGTPLPAKFVNTLVEGYVDDSRTLPDLFLLRFRDPDRVLLEQAGLKIGTEARLLARAGGDTEPKPLLEGVVTALEVELDESGTFTVVRGLDESHRLFRGRRVASYQNMTLTDICGQVAQRAGLKPGPVDVAGPVLEHIAQPNITDWEFVRGLAEEAGAQAYVREGQLHITKPAEAVGAPDASVRADRDPLVLELGSNLLRCRAGVSAAEQVSEVEVRGWDVRAKQPLVGRAPAGSSPTLELGVTAAEVSAPFGEARFVVTDAAYGAQAQVDQAAKALAERIAGSFAELEAVIRGNPEVRAGSAVALNAVGAPFEGRYTVTTSRHVFDAVRGYETWITVSGQQERSVYGLTGGSPAAAGGSRCAGLVSGTVTDTQDPEGSGRVKVRFPWLSDEYASDWARTAQSGGTGGGEAFIPEVGDEVLVGFEHGHLDRPYVLAGLYNGQDRPGGGGPPGGAPGAPGAAGAPGASGAPGAPGSAGAPGAPGASGAAGSAGGGDELVDPTTGAVNRRAFASKSGNQLELLDAANGPQGVRLRTGDGKLTIDLDRKGTAIVIGSDGSVTIEAKEQVSIRAADGVALEAGRGALELTGESVTLTARKGVSVDGGTGKVGIAAQGPVEVRGGEVTVDGSRRTEIKSGGSVSVNAPMVKLN